The Bradyrhizobium sp. WSM471 genome includes the window CTAGGAGTGTTTCATCTCGGTGTGGCGCGGATTCTCGGGAGTACGCAAACGCCGGGCCAACCTAGAACGCTCGATCGAAGTACGAAGGGTACGCCGTGAAGCAGTCATTGCTCAAGCGCCGAAGCCTAACTCTGGTGATCTTGCTGACCCCAATGGTCTTGCTTCTTGCAGGCTTTTTGGTGCTTCCAGTCCTAGGATTGCTGCGATCGAGCTTCTTGCCAAGTACCCATCTCCTAGATGGTACGGGTTTCAGCCTTAAGCACTACGTGCATTTCTTCTCAGATACTTACTACTCGTCTGTTCTGGTGGAGACGTTCGTCGACGGACTTATCGTCAGTCTGGTCTGCTTGTTGATCGGCTTTCCCACCGGATATTCGCTCGCCCGTCTAACGTCTGCGGCGCGGAGGTGGCGGATGATTGTTGTGATCCTCCCGTTGACGCTCAGTCTCGTCGTCGTTGTATTTGGCTGGCTGATCATTCTTGGTCGTAATGGTCTCCTCAATTCGCTATTCGTATACCTTGGCATTTTCTCCTCGCCAAAAACGCTCCTCTTTAGTCGACCTGCGGTGCTGATCGTTTTGGTACAGCAGTTCCTCCCATTCATGATCTTGTCGGTCATGAGCGTAGTCACCCAAATACATCCAGTATTGGAGCAGGCAGCTTCGAATCTGCGTGCCAACCGCTTCGTGACTTTTCGAAAGGTCATTCTTCCACTTGCCGTGCCTGGAATTCTCGTTGGCTTTAACATTGTATTCGTTCTCTCGATTTCGGCGTTCATAACGCCTCGTCTAATCGGCGGAGCACGCGTCGCGATGCTCGGAAGCCTGATCTATGAGACCATTATGGCGCAACTGAACTGGCCGTTTGGTGCGGCAATGGCTTTCGTACTTTTCGTGAGCGGACTTGCCTTCACAGTGGCGCTCAATGCGTTGGTTGCTTCGCGTTTCACCGTCAGGGGATGAATCTATGCGCGCTGATCTAATTGATCGTCTGATGGCCGTGTCCGGCACGCTTATTCGTGCGCTCGTTTACTTGATGCTTGCCTCGCCCGCGATCCTGGTGGTTCTATCATCGTTCACCAGCAGCGACACCATGAACTTCCCTCCCATGGGGTTTTCTCTACGATGGTATAAAGTCGCATTTGCAAACGAATTATTTATGGCCGCGCTCTGGACGAGTACCTACGTGGCTGTGCTAGTTGCCATCGTCGCGCTGTTGGTCGGCTTTGCCGGCGCATTCGCCATGAACCGGTTTTCTTTTCGAGGAAAGGCATTCTTGCAAGGCCTGGCGTTCTCGCCGCTGGTGGTCCCGGCTGTCGTGCTCGGAATCGGATTGTTGCAGCTGTTCGCGTGGCTCGATCTTACACAGACAATGTATCCGTTACTTCTGGGACACCTAGTTCTTACGATACCATACGTCGTACGTACGATCCTCGCGAGCCTTACTTTGCACGACCAGCAACTCGAACAGGCCGCAATGAACCTCCGGGCTACACCATTCCGAGTCATTCGACGCATTACGCTGCCGCTGATCATGCCCGGCTTACTCTCTGCTTCGATCTTTGCTTTCGTGACATCGTTTGGAAACGTGACCGTTTCCTCATTTCTCACCTACGGCGGCCACGTTACTCTGCCGGTACAAATCTTTGCGTACGTCGATACCAGCTATGACCCACTAGTGGCGGCCGTCTCTAGCCTCATGATCGTCGTAACATTGGTCGTTATCCTAACAATTGAACGTCTGATTGGCGCGGAAAGACTTGCGTAGATAGGAGTGAATATGCTGGCTTTATCGAAAGAGCGTGACAACTTCGTGCCTGAAGCAGATGATCTTGTCGTCGAATTGCGCTCTGTTTCCAAATACTACGGTGACGTTGCTGCAGTTTCGAACACTTCGATTGGGGTCCGTCGTGGCGAACTACTTTGCCTGCTTGGACCGTCAGGCTGCGGCAAGACAACAACGCTGCGCATGGTGGCGGGATTTATAGAACCGACGTCGGGTAGCATTACGATAAACGGCGTCGACATGACGCGCCAGCCACCCTATCGGCGAGATACCGGAATGGTATTTCAGAGCTACGCCTTATTCCCGCATATGACGGTCGCGCAAAATATTGAATTTGGCCTCGAAAATCTCAAATGGCCGCGTGACAAGCGCAAAGCGCGGGTTGAGGAAATGCTCAGGCTGGTGGAGCTGCCTCATTTAGCTGACCGTCTTCCGGCGCAACTTTCGGGCGGGCAGCAGCAACGGATCGCGCTTGCGCGTGCTCTTGCGATGCGACCAGCAGTACTGCTTCTTGATGAACCGTTCTCAAATCTCGATGCGCAGCTGCGCCTACGCATGCGAGAAGAGTTGCGGGAAGTAGTGCGGAGCGTCAACGTCACGACCCTGTTTGTGACGCATGATCAGGAAGAAGCACTGGCTATGTCGGACCGCATCGTCGTCATGAATGCCGGTCAGGTTGAGCAGATAGGCACGCCTGGCGAGATTTACGAGTCGCCGGAAACGCCTTTCGTTGCCAAATTTATTGGCTGGTGCTCTCTTTTGAAGGGAGCCGTAGGGGCTGATGGCAGTTTCACGTCGACGGCTGGATTGCGCCTCGGTGGAAATTGGAGTGCTGGTTCTGCTACAGCGGTGATCCGGCCGGAGCACGTCCGGCTATCGACCGATGGCGGTAGCGGACCATCCTATCAAGGGCGCGTCTTGCAGGCGCACTACTACGGTGGGGCGACGCGAATCGTGCTTGACCTTAATGGAGAGCAGCTGACGATGCAGGAGCGCTTTCCGTTTGGGCAACATCCGAAAACCGGCGATCGTCTCAACGTCGCAATAAGCACGGACGACATTCGCGTTATTCCCGCGGGAGAAGATCGTCGATAGGCAATCATCGCACGAGGTATACCGTGGTCTTTGTTGCTGCGTGCAAGAAAGGCCCCTGTTGTGCCATTCAGAGGGACAGATATGCGGTGGGCGACGGGTAGTCTGAACAACTCGCCTCCGGTTCATCGGCGGCACGGCCCCATGTTCGCCTAGACGCCCGTAAACTCGTGCGTGAAGCGAACGCCGCGCTGCACGATCTCATCGCCGTTTTGCACTGGCCGGCCAGGTTCCGTTCTCGTCAGGATGATCTCTCACAGCGAAACTGTGGCAGCCAACATGGCATGCTACACGCGCCGGATCGCGTCTGATGTGCTCAGGTAAGGTCAGGTCGACAGAATAAAATCGCCGGACCTTGCGGAGAGTGTGCAGTATTTCTGCTTTGAGAGCGTCATTTCAGTTTAATTCAACTCCATCAGCCCGATACTATTTGCGTGAGAAATAGAACGCTCCGGCTGACCAAGTCCGAATTACAACGTGCGGGAGGGGGACCGAATTTGCAAAGCTCAAGATAGCCTACCGTTATCGCGCATAGCTGCAC containing:
- a CDS encoding ABC transporter permease → MKQSLLKRRSLTLVILLTPMVLLLAGFLVLPVLGLLRSSFLPSTHLLDGTGFSLKHYVHFFSDTYYSSVLVETFVDGLIVSLVCLLIGFPTGYSLARLTSAARRWRMIVVILPLTLSLVVVVFGWLIILGRNGLLNSLFVYLGIFSSPKTLLFSRPAVLIVLVQQFLPFMILSVMSVVTQIHPVLEQAASNLRANRFVTFRKVILPLAVPGILVGFNIVFVLSISAFITPRLIGGARVAMLGSLIYETIMAQLNWPFGAAMAFVLFVSGLAFTVALNALVASRFTVRG
- a CDS encoding ABC transporter permease — its product is MRADLIDRLMAVSGTLIRALVYLMLASPAILVVLSSFTSSDTMNFPPMGFSLRWYKVAFANELFMAALWTSTYVAVLVAIVALLVGFAGAFAMNRFSFRGKAFLQGLAFSPLVVPAVVLGIGLLQLFAWLDLTQTMYPLLLGHLVLTIPYVVRTILASLTLHDQQLEQAAMNLRATPFRVIRRITLPLIMPGLLSASIFAFVTSFGNVTVSSFLTYGGHVTLPVQIFAYVDTSYDPLVAAVSSLMIVVTLVVILTIERLIGAERLA
- a CDS encoding ABC transporter ATP-binding protein, whose amino-acid sequence is MLALSKERDNFVPEADDLVVELRSVSKYYGDVAAVSNTSIGVRRGELLCLLGPSGCGKTTTLRMVAGFIEPTSGSITINGVDMTRQPPYRRDTGMVFQSYALFPHMTVAQNIEFGLENLKWPRDKRKARVEEMLRLVELPHLADRLPAQLSGGQQQRIALARALAMRPAVLLLDEPFSNLDAQLRLRMREELREVVRSVNVTTLFVTHDQEEALAMSDRIVVMNAGQVEQIGTPGEIYESPETPFVAKFIGWCSLLKGAVGADGSFTSTAGLRLGGNWSAGSATAVIRPEHVRLSTDGGSGPSYQGRVLQAHYYGGATRIVLDLNGEQLTMQERFPFGQHPKTGDRLNVAISTDDIRVIPAGEDRR